TAAACCTTCATTTGAGTATGAGACCCCTCTTGATCTTCCCTGTTCCTGTGTCTCCAGCTTCACATCTTGCTATTACCCATTATTAAGTTGGTCCCCAGCATGTtgcttggcacacagtgggcattcaagaaataatagttgaatgaatagatgaactAATGACCACAGCTATATTGAATGGATTAGGTTTCCTGAATACTCATTTTAACCTTCCGGGCTTTGTTATGTATTCTTTCTCCTAAGAAGGCTCTCACACTGACTGATGCCTATTCAGTCTGCtgactctttttcttccttcagatcccatttttttctatgtcttttattCTTGGAATCTTTCCTGAACCCCCAGGTCTTCATTGTGTGTTCCTCATGCATGCTTTCATACCACCCTGTGCTGTCACTATCTTAACATTTATAACAATATTGTAATTTTAAGCTCTCTTCTGGGTGTCTCTCAGTGGATCTTAGGCTCTGTGAAGGCAAGACTCGGTTTCCTCTTTAATCATCACTGAAGTATCAGCCAGTATCAGTGTGCCTGAAACAATCCTTGTGttcaaaatatttgttggttAGTGAATGAAGGAtggaagaaataaatggaatatatttACCATGAAATTGTTTTTTATGTAGACAGagctacacatttttaaaaggagcTTTTCATAATGAAATGTTACCAGAAAGTATACCAATTTACAAAGAATTATAACAAAAACAGCCCACATTTATAAGATGATGAAATCTTGCTGAGCAGAGAGAATATCAAGGTAAAGCATTTCTTTATTCACTGAAAATTTCAGTTTCAATTTTTTCCCCATGACATAGTTGAAGtatgagtaaaaaaaaattttgacgTCCCTCATAGATCTACCCTGAATTCTCCTATCAGGCTGAATCACATGAAGGTAGTAAAAAAAATTCCCTAGTTAGCAGTATCATGATTTGCTCTATATTTTGTTGACTTTATTCATCATCACTTATACTTctacttattcattcaatatttatcatATACCAGATGTTATTCTTCTTATAGAAACTATTGTTAGTTAGCAGGAAAGTACTTACGGAGTACGACTGTATATTCAATAAATGGAAATTCTTCTCTGACATTaagatattcttttatttgtCATCACTTTTTCTGATGGGACATGAGCATACGATGGTGACATGAGCAATACAAAATGATTCTGAACCCTACATGGAAATTTGGAAACATAATGTAATATTTGTCACTTAACTATTAGAGGTTAAATGGCACATTGATTTTAGATTCCTAAAGTATTTATATGCCAAAATATTGCAGTAAGCGTATTACCATCAACTGTGATATATAAAAAAGCAgagttattaataaaaatattgcagTTTGTTGTATGTGTTTAATGCATACTATATTATGttataatatatgcatattataatatttattatatattatacatacatatattgtgTCTATCAGCTCAGTCCCTAGGTCAATAGATGGTAACTGTTACAATTATCATACTTTTCTATCATCATTGCCCGGCAATGTATCATAGCAGTTAAGAGCATGTCTGAGAAATCAGTTAGATTCTGATTAGTGGCTCTTCCATGCATCTTTTTCCATACTTCGTCTTTCTGGCTGTCTCctctcctgtaaaatggggataatagcagCACATACCTCTTTGGATTGTTATAGAGATTACTGCTCaatatcaatatattttattaagtcttttattttatttttattagaatgaaAGATTATGAATCCATATACATGGATGAACTAGTAAAACTAAGCCCcattttggtagaattttccaaaTATGCAAAGAGCGGTGCTGGGTTAgatctttctcccttttcttgcAATCTTTCTGCTCCTTTCATTGTAGAATCCATGATTCAAAGCagtccattctttttctttatctcatagATATTCTTTGCTGAGACCACCTAAGACATCCTTTTGACCATTACCTCAGTTGAATCAGTGTCAGGAtccaaagatatttatttttcacctGAAAGAGCTTTCCTACTACACAAtttcccaatggcatttttcatctGGGTATTTCTTAAGGCATAGATTAAGGGATTTAACATGGGGGTTATCATTGTATAGAATACAACAACTGCTTTATCAATTGATAAAGTAGCTGAAGGTCTCATATACACAAATATGCAGGGCACAAAGAATAAGACAACCACTGTGATGTGGGAGACACAGGTGGAGAGGGCTTTGCACCTCGCCTCCATGCTGTGGGTTCTAAGAGAGCGCAGGATGACCACATAAGAGACCAACAAGAGGAGGAAGTTTAACACACAGATGAATCCACTGTTAGCAGCAATGAAGAGGCCTGGAGTGTGAGCATCCATGCAGGCAAGACTGAGCAAAGGATTCAGATCCCTCATAAAGTGATCTATGATATTAGGGCCACAGAAGGGCAATTGGAAGATGAAGAGGATCTGCATGGTTGCATGAAGAAATCCTCCCACCCACACTACTACGATTAGCAGGCCACACACCCACCGATTCATGATGATTCTATAGTGCAagggcttgcagatggctacataatggtcataggccatcacggTAAGCAGGATGACATCGGCACCTCCAAAGAAATGTTCCCCAAAGATTTGGGTCATACATCCATTAAAtaggatgattttctttttatggagTGAATCTATGATCAGTTTGGGGGTACTGACAGAAGAATAGCAGGCATCAATAAAGGAGAGATAAGCCAGAAAACAGTACATGGGGGACTCCAGTAATGGGCTGACAATGATGGTGACTACAATGAGCACATTTCCAACCATAGAAATAATGTagacaacaaaaaacacaaaaaatatgattttctgCATCTTTGAATTCTCTATGAGCCCCAGTTGAACAAATTCTGTCACGTTCTTATTCTCCATGGGTTTTGTTTTGGGTAATCTTATTACCTGAAAAAGATCAGTTTTTATTAATGCAATCTTGAATTTATTAAACCTCTCCatctaataaataataaattcctAGATTTTATTGAGTTGTGAATCTTATGAGATTTTTTGACATAGAAAAATGTTCTGAGTTATTGAACCTTACTCAGATTATGTTCTGGATAAAGATTCTGTTAAGGGTATAGACGTGAGGAAATGCAGAAGCATAGAAGCAGGAGAATATCTATGTGTGCTTAATCAATCACCTGAGGTGACTAAGAGCTGACCCTGAAGTAGATTGCACACATAGCGGCAGCTAAGCTTGAAAACGGAGTTAGAACATGGATGTAACTGCTGTGAATGCAAAGCTAAAGAATTTTCCCTTTAGTTTTAGGAAATGGGTAACCATGGAAGGCAATTGATAATTGAGTGGAAGGATGAAAAAGAATTTGAGGAAAGAGGAATCGTGGATATAACTATAGGAAAGATCTTTGTGTGTCTTGGATGACGTCGACTGAGGTTTAGTAAGAGGATGGAAGCCAGAGAGAGGAACCCGAATATCATGCTATTTGTAATAGTTAACGTTAATTATAAGAGGGCATTGGTGAAAGAATGTCATGAAAAGATACAGGCGTTACTGTAAAATAATTGATAATGCATATTGTCTAAATTGAATAATagctaataaatacattttttaattacaGATTGCTATGTGCATGCTATGGTAGCGACCTGTGTGGTTGGTATTATTTCATCCACATTGTAAATGCGGAAAAAATCTCAGAAactaatgttaataataatactactgataatattatctaaaatgtacCGAATGCCTTCTGTGCTCTAGGTATTTTTGCAAACATTTggttatttaatcctcactataAACCTATGAGAAGATTACTACTCTggtttttatacttattttacacATTAGGAAATAAAAGCATAGAGAAATTATGGATTCTGCCCAAGTTCGATCATATAATAAAGGACAAAGAGAGGATTAGTTCAGATTATACTTGTTAACTTTCCTTCCTCCAAATTCTTAATTCATGCCCTACATTACCATATTAGGATAAACAATGCTGAACTAGCGATCTCCTTTTGATATGACCCTAATAATTATAATTGAATTAATACTACTCAGAGACAAGTGTATATGAAGCAATTTCATCAACACATACAACGAGTAACATAATGGAATCcccaaatattaataaaaatgtgaTACTGATTTCAGTGAAGCTCCCCTTTAACTTTGCCTCTCCCTCagcctcatttccttccttcccaatcCCCCTTCACAGTGTGCACCCCCAGAATTTTCtgcaaaatgttgaaaataactACCACACTGGTTAAGTGTGTTAGTTTTAGAATCAGAAAGACCAGGCTGGAGTTTTGTCTTTTCCGCTTGCTACTCCTTTTAACTGGGGAAGGTTACCTTGGCCCCTTCCATCCttatttcctcatccataaagtgaGAATAATGCTAACTACTTCACAGGTTGTTATGAGAGCTGATTGAAGAAATATATATGAACATACTCTCCACACTGCTATAGACACATAAGGATGTCCATCTATTATTGTGATTGTATATGCACCTAGGAaatgggaagaactgacattttgaagatagtacagagaaacATTTAGCCATGCAATAAATTCAGGAAGATTCATCTccaactttactttttttaagtaaatttattgGAATTATAACAGTTTAAAAGattatgtaatttcaggtgtacactacTGTTCTCAATTCCTGAATATACTTCATCATGTTCACacctagtagtctaatttttatccatcaccatacataagttcccctttgtccctttcaccAACACTCaacacccttcccctctgataactagtaatctgttctctttatccatgtatttgttatcttccatatatgagtgaaatcatgcagtatttgtccttctgtctctggcttattttacttagcatcacaccatcaaggtccatccatgttgtttcaaatgggacaattttgtccatttttatggctaaataatattccattatatatatatgtgtgtgttatatatatatatatatatatatatacaccacatcttctttatccattcatctgcagaagggcacttggattgttttgacatcctggctattgtgaattgtgatgcaatgaacataggggttcataaatctctttggataattgatttcaagttatttggttaaatacctagtagtgggatagctggaccatatgatatttctatttttaaatggaaagacaaccccaaaactaggaaaaaatatttgaaaattatttatcagacaaagggttgatatccaaaatatataaacaactcaacaaaataaaatgaagcaacataataaaaaatgagcagaggaaatgaacagacatttttacaaggaagatatacagatggccaacagacacatgaaaagaggctcaacatccctaattattagggaaatacaaatcaaaactacaatgagatatcaccttacaccagtcagaatgcctataattaccaagaaaaaacagcaacaaattttggagaggatgtggagaaaaaagaacactcatacactgctggtgggaatgcaaactgtacAACCACTATGGAGATCAGtaggagatttctcaaaaaattaaaaatagaaataccacatgatccagctattccgctactaagtatttatctaaagaatttgaaatcaactttacttttaaagaagacacagagactTATTTTATCCATAGCAATTTATCCCAGGATGGGTGCTACATGTTTGTGCTTGGATTAAATATCTTATGatttatgtcatttaaaattcATGTTTATGTATTTTCCGTGCATGAAGTGTAATTGAATTCTATTTAATTCTTATGATTAGTCTTGATTATTAAAGGAGGTGTCTCATGGCAAAAGTAAGCTGTCTGATGTCAGAGAGCTGGGCCCTACAATTCGCTTAATCTCTATGAGCCTCAAATTTTTCATCTGTAATATTAGGTAATGATATTTGCCAAGTAAATTTGAGGAATTGGGATGAGAATGAAATGCTCTATTGCTAAATTTGAAAAGTGTTGAAACATAATGATTACTATATATGAGAAGTTACAATCTTTAAGATGCATTAGCATTATTGAAAACTT
This sequence is a window from Equus caballus isolate H_3958 breed thoroughbred chromosome 12, TB-T2T, whole genome shotgun sequence. Protein-coding genes within it:
- the LOC138916610 gene encoding olfactory receptor 4C46-like, translating into MENKNVTEFVQLGLIENSKMQKIIFFVFFVVYIISMVGNVLIVVTIIVSPLLESPMYCFLAYLSFIDACYSSVSTPKLIIDSLHKKKIILFNGCMTQIFGEHFFGGADVILLTVMAYDHYVAICKPLHYRIIMNRWVCGLLIVVVWVGGFLHATMQILFIFQLPFCGPNIIDHFMRDLNPLLSLACMDAHTPGLFIAANSGFICVLNFLLLLVSYVVILRSLRTHSMEARCKALSTCVSHITVVVLFFVPCIFVYMRPSATLSIDKAVVVFYTMITPMLNPLIYALRNTQMKNAIGKLCSRKALSGEK